GGCACCAGCACCGGCGGTGGGGAACTCCCCGGCAACCTCTACGGTGCCGAGGAAAGGCAGGTTACCGGCGACGGCCACTGGACCCTCGTATATGTTCTCAGAGGCTACGGCAAGACCGGTGGGGGCCATGGGAGAAGCACTGGAGACGCCGAGACCTCCACCATAGGCAGCTCCTAGACCGCTGGCGACGGCGATATCGGCAGCAGGAGCGATGGCGCCAATGCCGCAGCCAAGACGACCGTAGCCCAGACCACCATAGCCGAATCCGTCGTAGCCAAGACCACCGTAGCCGCATCCACCGTAACCCAGACCTCCATAGCCCAGACCATCGTAGCCCCAGGCGGTGCCGAGGCGTCCGACACAGGAGCTCACAGCgctctaaaatttatatttatacaaaaataattataatactataacaATCTCTATATAATAGTTCTGACATAGTATatcagatattaatataaagtgagaaacaataaataagaaGATAATATATGTGTACCAATACGTAAAAATATGTGGAATATTTTGTTGAAAGAACAATAATTAATGCTGGttgtaggacatattttatatcggcccggatagcggccgccgtacacaaggtgttaaaacccgccatagtggctcacggaagtgtgtcgcgttccaggatcaggcggtgtatatccggttcccacaggccggcataattgtgtcaactgtcgaagggtaatcatctctcgtcagtcgacattctattggaccccactccatttaccatcagtcgCAGCGTCACTTTATCgtgccagtataaaaataataataataatgcattaaaaCAGTGTCTTTTTTTTCTCACCTGAACCAAT
This genomic interval from Manduca sexta isolate Smith_Timp_Sample1 unplaced genomic scaffold, JHU_Msex_v1.0 HiC_scaffold_52, whole genome shotgun sequence contains the following:
- the LOC119193418 gene encoding chorion class B protein PC10-like produces the protein MSVKAILAFCASALLVQSAVSSCVGRLGTAWGYDGLGYGGLGYGGCGYGGLGYDGFGYGGLGYGRLGCGIGAIAPAADIAVASGLGAAYGGGLGVSSASPMAPTGLAVASENIYEGPVAVAGNLPFLGTVEVAGEFPTAGAGAVSYGCGDGAVGIAAEGPIGAAVGPAYGYGALGGFDYGLGYGAYGLGYAGIGARGCGCGCGAWY